In the genome of Gemmatimonadota bacterium, one region contains:
- a CDS encoding superoxide dismutase translates to MAHTLPALPYAHEALEPHIDTQTMQIHHGKHHQAYVNNLNAAIEKAPELATWSLDDLCRKIDAVPEAVRGAVRNNGGGHWNHSLFWQLMAPNAGGEPGDNLSAAINALSGDFAKFREQFAAAGVGRFGSGWAWLVTDSGGKLTIESSPNQDNPLMAGKAAILGLDVWEHAYYLKYQNRRPDYIGAWWNVVNWAEVAKRYAAR, encoded by the coding sequence ATGGCACATACACTTCCTGCCCTGCCCTACGCTCACGAGGCGTTGGAGCCGCACATTGATACGCAGACGATGCAGATTCACCACGGCAAGCATCATCAGGCGTACGTCAACAACCTGAACGCGGCTATTGAGAAGGCGCCGGAGCTGGCCACGTGGTCGCTCGACGATCTGTGCCGCAAGATTGACGCGGTGCCCGAAGCCGTACGCGGCGCCGTGCGCAACAATGGCGGCGGGCACTGGAACCACTCGCTGTTCTGGCAGTTGATGGCGCCGAATGCGGGCGGTGAGCCGGGTGACAACCTGAGCGCCGCGATCAACGCGCTTTCGGGCGACTTTGCGAAGTTCCGCGAGCAGTTTGCCGCCGCGGGCGTCGGTCGCTTTGGCTCGGGATGGGCGTGGCTGGTGACGGACTCGGGCGGCAAGCTGACGATTGAAAGTTCGCCGAACCAGGACAACCCGCTGATGGCGGGCAAGGCCGCGATTCTTGGGCTCGACGTGTGGGAACACGCCTACTACCTCAAGTATCAAAACCGTCGCCCGGATTACATCGGGGCGTGGTGGAACGTGGTGAACTGGGCGGAAGTGGCGAAGCGGTACGCGGCGCGGTAA